A genomic stretch from Diprion similis isolate iyDipSimi1 chromosome 1, iyDipSimi1.1, whole genome shotgun sequence includes:
- the LOC124406202 gene encoding kynurenine 3-monooxygenase produces the protein MTAVESSSLKVAIIGGGLVGALEACFFAKRGHNVHLYEYREDIRLVEEIRGRSINLALSARGRAALREVGLEDLLIKDHGIPMRARMIHGKDCSLTEILYDPVNKNCIYSVNRRYLNEILLNAAEKYPNVRLYFNKKLQSADLENGKMTFIDRKTTKEEEASADLIVGADGAFSTVRRIMTKRPLYNFSQTYIEHGYMELCIPAKDDGQFAMAKNNLHIWPRGEFMMIALPNQDGSYTVTLFAPFATFNSLKTPRKLLDFFKEQFADAVPLLGEDKLTEDFFNNKPLPLVSIKCRPFHVKSSALIIGDAAHAMVPFYGQGMNTGFEDCLILDRLFETHRSDLSKVLPAFSEVRCTDSHVICDLAMYNYIEMRDLVNKKSFIIRKYLDTFLYWLLPNTWVPLYNSVHFSRMPFHKCTANRSWQEKIIRRSAYFFITIIFAVLIGILSGQRIFKS, from the exons ATGACGGCGGTAGAGTCATCGTCTCTTAAGGTCGCCATTATAGGTGGTGGTTTG GTTGGAGCCCTTGAGGCATGCTTTTTCGCCAAACGAGGGCACAATGTTCACCTCTACGAGTATCGTGAAG ACATTCGACTGGTGGAAGAAATTCGTGGCAGGAGTATAAACCTTGCTCTTTCCGCTCGTGGTAGAGCAGCACTTCGCGAAGTTGGACTAGAAGACCTACTGATTAAGGATCACGGAATCCCGATGCGAGCTCGAATGATACACGGCAAGGATTGCAGCCTCACTGAGATACTGTACGATCCGGTCAATAAGAAT TGTATATACTCGGTCAACAGAAGATATCTGAACGAGATCTTGCTGAATG CTGCGGAAAAGTATCCAAACGTAAGATTATATTTCAACAAGAAGCTTCAGAGTGCAGATCTGGAAAATGGAAAGATGACATTCATAGA TCGTAAGACAACGAAGGAAGaagaggcttcggccgatttGATCGTCGGAGCTGACGGAGCGTTTTCGACGGTACGTAGGATCATGACGAAAAGGCCGCTTTACAATTTCAGCCAAACATACATCGAGCACGGATACATGGAGTTGTGCATACCGGCTAAAGATGATGGACAG TTCGCCATGGCGAAAAACAATCTTCACATCTGGCCTCGAGGAGAGTTCATGATGATTGCACTGCCGAATCAGGACGGATCTTACACTGTGACCCTTTTCGCACCCTTTGCGACATTTAATAGTCTCAAGACGCCTCGGAAGCTGCTCGACTTCTTCAAGGAACAATTTGCGGACGCAGTGCCGTTGCTCGGTGAGGACAAGCTAACcgaagattttttcaacaacaagCCTCTCCCTCTGGTCTCGATCAAG TGTCGACCCTTCCACGTTAAGAGTTCAGCCCTTATAATCGGAGATGCTGCTCACGCGATGGTTCCTTTTTACGGCCAAGGAATGAACACA GGCTTTGAGGATTGCTTGATTCTCGACAGACTGTTTGAAACACATCGATCAGACTTGAGCAAGGTTTTACCTGCTTTCTCCGAAGTCAGGTGTACGGATAGCCACGTTATCTGCGATCTGGCGATGTACAATTACATCGAG ATGCGAGATTTGGTGaacaaaaaatctttcatcatACGAAAATACTTGGACACTTTTCTCTACTGGCTATTGCCAAATACGTGGGTGCCACTCTACAACTCCGTCCACTTTTCAAGAATGCCTTTTCACAAATGCACCGCTAATCGTTCCTGGCAAGAGAAG ATCATCCGACGCAGTGCTTACTTTTTCATCACCATTATTTTCGCTGTACTTATCGGGATTTTGAGCGGACAGCGGATATTCAAATCGTGA
- the LOC124406064 gene encoding 2-acylglycerol O-acyltransferase 2-A-like: MELLGVKFAPLNTPLERRLQTLAAAAWIMMLVFGGFTGCIITALLLIYTSVVRYFILVYLAWVFFIDREACERGGRSDSWILWMRNHAWWHYFCAYFPIKLVKTADLDPSKNYLLCTFPHGVLCTGAFGAFATDVLGFHKLYPGIRVRMLTLGQHFNMPLFREFVYSFGACSASARSIEHLVSVPGGGRATVLAVGGASESLKCKPGTYRIILKRRKGFVRIALKHGAPLVPVFSFGETDLYSQVDNPEGSLLRYLQEVLRKYTGIAPVLPIGRGLFQYSFGIVPRRRPVTVVVGAALEVPKISEPTREQIDEYQKKFIEKLVELFETHKHHYLPNPEDTHLIID; the protein is encoded by the exons ATGGAACTTCTCGGAGTAAAGTTTGCTCCGTTAAACACACCGCTTGAGAGGCGTCTTCAGACGCTGGCCGCCGCTGCATGGATTATGATGCTGGTGTTTGGCGGATTCACGGGTTGTATAATAACCGCGTTGCTGCTGATTTACACTAGTGTGGTGCGATACTTCATCCTCGTCTATCTTGCCTGGGTCTTCTTCATCGATCGAGAAGCGTGCGAGAGAGGCGGCCGGAG cgATTCGTGGATTCTCTGGATGCGGAACCACGCTTGGTGGCACTATTTCTGCGCATACTTTCCCATAAAGTTAGTTAAAACCGCGGACTTGGATCCGTCCAAGAATTATCTTCTGTGTACCTTTCCTCACGGCGTCTTGTGCACCGGAGCTTTCGGAGCTTTCGCCACCGATGTTCTTGGCTTCCATAAATTGTACCCAGGAATTCGAGTCCGGATGCTGACTCTGGGTCAACATTTCAACATGCCGCTCTTCAGGGAGTTCGTTTACAGCTTTG GCGCTTGCAGCGCGAGTGCCAGAAGCATAGAACATTTGGTCTCCGTACCCGGAGGCGGCAGAGCCACTGTTCTGGCCGTTGGCGGTGCCTCCGAGTCACTCAAGTGCAAGCCTGGCACTTATCGGATAATATTGAAGCGACGAAAGGGGTTCGTTAGGATCGCACTGAAGCACGG AGCACCTTTGGTCCCGGTGTTTTCATTCGGAGAAACGGACCTCTATAGTCAAGTCGATAATCCCGAAGGATCTTTACTGAGGTACCTGCAAGAGGTGCTGAGAAAATACACGGGGATCGCACCTGTTTTACCGATCGGCCGAGgtctttttcaatattcattcgGTATCGTGCCTCGGAGGAGGCCGGTCACGGTAGTAG TCGGAGCAGCGTTGGAGGTGCCGAAAATCAGTGAACCAACGCGCGAGCAGATAGACGAGTACCAGAaaaagtttattgaaaaattggtcGAACTTTTCGAAACGCACAAACATCATTACTTGCCAAATCCGGAAGATACTCATTTAATAATAGATTGA